TGTTAACAACACCATTGTATATTATATGCCCAAAAACATTCACATTACTAACTTGAGCACCTACCCACATCTGCGCTTTTCTGTAAAAGAACTTCGACGGATAGTTAGTCTTTTCGAAGCAGACAAACAAGTCTGGTTTTGCTTTATCGTAATTTTCAATTATGCCTATCTCGTTTCCTATTAGTACTCTTAGTATGAAGTCTTCAAATTTGACATCGATTTTCTTATCGATCGTGTATTTGAGTATTCCGTATTGATAAATATACACTTTGTTGCCATCGAAATAAAAAGTATAAGGTACTGAGAAATTATAGCCTTTTACATCTGTTGTTATAAGTATGTCAACATCGTATTCGCTCGAGATAAAGTGACTTCCAGATAAAATTTTCACTTATCTCATCTCTCTTCTCAAGACTTCATAAATTATTATACCAGCACTCACAGAGACGTTTAGAGAATCGATTGGTGTCTTCATAGGTATCGCTATCAAATCATCGCAAGATTCCTTCACAAGCTGCCGAATGCCACTTCCCTCATTACCCAGAACTATACCAAGTGGTCTTGAAAGTTCTATATCCCAGATGGGTTTTCCTTGCATGTGCGCTCCGTAAATCCAAACCCCTTTTTCTTTGAGTTTCTCAATATAACGTGCTAAGTTGACCACTATGACTATCGGTATACGAAATATCGTACCTGCAGATGCTTTTATTGCACCCGGTGTTACGTGTGCACTGTTATCTTTCGTCAAGACGACCATATCAACACCAGCAGCCACACATGTTCTAACTATCGAGCCAAGGTTCTGTGGATCTTGAACTTGATCAAGCAAAACGATGAACGGATTCTCCGGAAGATATGATTCGTCATAATACTGAAATTCGCCTATATCTATAACAACACCTTGATTCTTCTCTTCTCCACAGAGTCTTTTGAGAACCTGCTTAGGCGCTATCGTAAAAGGCAGTCTTTTCTCTTTGACTTTTTCAATCAGCTCGTCGAGGTCTTTATCGTGTGAATCTGAAAAGTAAATCATTTTAACAGGTTGTGAGCTGAGAAGCAATTCTCTAAGCACGTTCCTTCCATAAACTATCATGCGTTCTCATCCTCTTCTTTCTCTTCTTTACTTTTGACTGAGTTCCAGTAACTGTCCATCTCTTCCAAAGTCATGCCCTCTAACTTTTTCCCGTCGTTTTCTATCATCTTTTCCATCTTTTCAAACCTTAGGATAAACTTTTCTGTAGCCTTTCTGATAGCACTCTCAGGATCAACATTCATAAACCTCGCAAGATTCACAATCGCAAATAGCAAGTCGCCAAATTCTTCTTCTATTTCTTCTTGGTTTTTTGCTCTTCGTAGTTCTTCTATCTCTTCTTCAACTTTATCCCAGACGTCCTCGATTTTCGTCCAATCAAATCCCACGCCCGCTGCATTTTCTTGCACTCTGCGTGCCAGAGACAATCCCGGTAGTGCGTGATTCACGTCTCCTATGCTCGTTCTTCTCTTTTCGCCTTTCTCTTTTGCCTTTATCTCTTCCCAACGAGCATAAGAGTACCCTTGCGCATCTCCAAATACATGTGGATGCCTTCTAATGAGTTTATCGTTCAGTGTATCGATTACGTCCTTTATCGTAAAAGCACCGCGTTCTGAAGCGATTTGCGAGTGAAAAACAACTTGCAGAAGCACATCGCCAAGTTCTTCTTTTAATTCTTCGTCGTCATTTAAGTCAATAGCGTTTAGGACTTCGTACGCTTCTTCAATCAAGTATGGTTTAAGAGTTTCGTGAGTTTGTGCTTTGTCCCAATCGCATCCATTTTCGCCACGGAGTGTTGCCATTATCTCCACTAATCTTTCAAATTCTCTTCCAGCCATTTCATTACTTCCCCCATCTCTACTTTTAAACTCCTGTTCATCAACGATTTTATCGACTCAACAGGTGATTTTCTGTTGTAGATAACTTGGTATACTTCCGATATTATCGGAAGATCGAATTTATCGCCGTAGTTCTCTATTATTGCCTTACAAGTGTAAGCACCTTCTACAATCTCTTTACTTGCTTCCAGCAAGTGTATAGGGTCATACCCTTTTGCCACCATTTCGCCATATCTTCTATTTCGGCTGTGCTTACTTCCACAGGTGACAACAAGATCACCAATTCCAGCAAGTCCCATAAACGTTAGTGGATTAGCTCCGAACGCTGCTGAGAACTTCGCAATCTCGTACAACCCTCTCGTAATTAACGCCGCTTTTGCATTGTCCCAACCGCCCAGCCCATCAACTATACCAGCCGCTATCGCTATAACGTTCTTTAATGCACCCGCCAGCTCTACACCTGCTACATCATCGTGCACGTAGACTCTAAAATACTCGTTCGAGAACTCTTTTTGGAATACTTCAGCCATGTGCCCAGCAACTACAACTGCGGTAGGCAGGTGTAACGCTACTTCCTCAGCGTGTGAAGGACCTGAAAGGATCGCATACGGACATTTCAATACTTCATCAACAATTTCTGAAACTCTCTTCCCCGAAGATATCTCAATACCCTTCGACAAGTTCAGAATAACGTTAACTTTGAAATTTATCTTTTCAAGCACTCCTCTTATGTATTGGACAGGAACTGCAAGGACTATGACATCTGCAGTTTTCCCTTCATTTATATCGTTCGTGACTAATACGTCCAATTTCGCATCCGGAATGTGTGGCATCGTTTTTCTTTTATTTAAATCGTCAGCATGTTCCTTTGTATGAGCCCACAGCATTACATCGTGACCGTTGTCTTTGAGAAGTTGGGCGATAGTACACCCCCAACTGCCTGCACCAAGGACAAAGTATTTCATAAATACCCACCCCATAAAGAATTCAAAGATAATGTTACAATACTATGCAGCATCATTGCGACAGAAAGTCAGCCAAAACTTGTACAGACCACTTAACAGCCGGTGTTCTGTAAGGATTTGAAGCGCTGTCAAGTTTTATAATCCATTCTTTTGAATTTTCTTCCGAAAGGTCTTCTGGATACGCTACTAAATAATAGTGCTGCTGAAATTCACCATCGGTTGAGATTATCTTTATCAAATAAGCCTTTCCTTCCATCTGTTTGTACAAGCCCTTTACAACCACTACCTTTGACCTGTCCTTGAACACTTTTCCTTTCAGTTCATCAAATTTGCTTTCGTTGACCGCACATTTTGCATGTGGCATTTCATGATGCCCTCCTATCAATCTTTCGACCTCAAGATGAGTCTTTTTTCTCAAGATTACAGAATAAATATTTCTTCCGTACTTTATCCACTTCTGCTCGTACCTTGTCTTAATCTCTCTGTCCGGATTCTCCACAAAACTCATCAATTCAAAACCTTTTTCCTGGGCTATCTCTATAGTTTGCCGTGCATACCATTCGACATCGGTCGCAAGTTCGAAAGTTCCGTCATCTTCGAGTACATTTGAAAGTGTCTCAAAGAACTCCGGAACTATAACCCTTCTTCTTTCGTGCGATTTTTTATCCCAAGGAATTGGAAAGTTCATTATCACCTTTTCAACACTCTTTGGTCCAAAGAATTCACGCATTCCAAATCGCGCATCTGTAATTACTAACCTAACATTTTCAAGATCCTTTATTCTATTGTGTGCTTTTTTCATAGATGTAATTGAGACTTCAAATCCAACGAAATTTTTCTCAGGATGTTTCGACGCATAACGTTGCAAAAATTCTCCGCCACCGAACCCTATTTCGACAATCAAATTGTTATTGTTTCCAAATATCTTACTCCAATCTAACGGTAGGTAATCGAAATCAGCAGGCTTTATCTCGCGAACGTAAAGATTTGAAGATGATTTTCCCTCAAAAACACTACTCAAGACTAACACCTCACATTGCATTTATTTAACTATTTGAAATAACTTGCAAGCTCGCTTCTGTACTGACCTGTGGGATACACTTTCTTGTATGTTTCGTATTTCTGGCGAGCTAAGTCCACCTTACCCTGATTTATGTAACAAAGTATGTTGTAATAATATACGTCTTCTTTGAAATAAACGTCAATGTCCTTTAGCTGAACTTCTAGATAATCAAATATAACACTCGCGTTGCTGTAATTTCCGTTTGTGTAGAAGCGCAGACCAATCAAGAACAGTTCTCTTAAATCCTTTGTCTGCCTTATTATTTCTTGTACATTTTGTTGGCTACCATTAGAATTGTTGGTATCTGCGCTTACGCTTCCGTTACTTGTAGTTTTGTTCGTTTGGCTGCTGTCATTTTCTTTTTTCACAGTGTTAGAAGAATTACTATCTATAACTTTCTGGGACAATGAATCTACCTTTGACGATAATGTTGAAAGGCTGGCTTTCAAACTATCAAATTCACTCGACATTTTTGATAACTGGTTTCTCAAATCTGTAATACTTTCAGAAAGAGATGAGAGTTTAGTATCCATACTAGATAAGTTAGACCTGTAAGTCTCATTTTGCCCACTTAGCGAATTTAAAGAATTCTTTATCTCATTTACCTGTTTCGAAAGCTCAAATACTTTCTGACTTAGAGCTTGTAATTCAGAACTATCACTTAATGATGTTGCAGTCTTCTCTCGAACATCTTTGCTCAGTGTTCCAACACTGTCTTTAACTTCTTTTATTTCGGACGTAATTGCGTTAATTTGTGATTCTATGTTGTTTAGTCTGTCGATCATACCAGATACTTCTGGATTAACCTCATCACTTTTCACGGTACTTATCTCTGAAATTTTCGTACTCAGCTGAGCCAACTGTTTAGATATATCCTCTACCCTTGTGAGAATTCCTGACTCAATACTATTCAATTTATCGGTTATGTTAGATATCTCGGAGTCCTTTCCGTTCTCGGCTGATGCACTTATTCTTGCAATGCTCGAGCTTAATTCCGTGAGCTGTTTAGAAATATCATCTATCTTTTTTTTCAATACAGTTAAGTCAGTTTGTGTTGTCTTATCAGATTTGTACGTGTTATCTTGGTTGCTCAGCTCATCTATAGAGTCTTTCATAGAATTTGTCAGCTTCAGGAGTTCAGACACCTTTTGGTCTAAAGATAACAGCTGAGAATCGCTATTACGTGATGCAGAAAGGTTTTTCTGGTTCTCTTCAACACTACTTCTGAGTAAAGACATTGCATTTTTGATTTCTTTCATTTCAGATGTGATAGAAACAATTTCTAACTCAATATTACTCAGTCTGCTCACTATATCGTACGATTGTAACGTATCGCCTCTTTCACTTGCCGAGTTTCCTCTCAAGATGACCGAGGTTATGTCACTCAGCTGTTGGAAGATTGCATCGATTTTCTTTTCCAAGGCAGCCACGTTATTCTCAGTCACTTTTCTTGAAAGTTCAATCATGGCAACCTCAAGATTAGATATTCTCTCTTTTAAGGTCTTAAATTCTGCATCAAGCTTTAGAATGATTTCATCATTCACGTCTTCAACATTAGTTTGAGAAACACTTTGTGAATCAGCCTGTGTTTGAACTTTTGACACTAAGAAGTCTTGTATCTTGTTCATTTTAGCTTCCACTTGTTCTACTTTACCGTTCAGTAATTGGACTTGGTTTACTAACTTCTGGATCATAGAGGTATCTATCGAGTTATATGTATTATAAACTACTGTCTGCTCCGGCTCCTTTTCTATTGTGGTATTAGCTTTGACAGAGGTAATACTTCTTGATAGATTTGAAATCTCGCTCTCAACAGTTACAAGCTTCGATTTTATGTAGCCAAGCTGATCATATAGTGCATTCACCAAATTACTTGGATCTACATTTCCGGAGGTACTGGTCTGTAATTGTATGTCCAACTTCTTATCGAGGTATTCGAGACTTGCTCTAATGCTCTCGACAGTTTCTGAGAGCTTTTTGTACTGTTCGTCAATTCTTCCATTGTATTCTTCGAGTTGTTTACTAAGAGAATCAAGCCTCTTCATAACGCCGGAAAGCTCCAGCCCGCCAGGATGAGTAAAGTCTATGAAAGAGATTATAAAATTAGCAAATACAATGACAAAAAGCAATATCACGGCTAATGGCAATAGCAAATTTGAAAAAGATTTGCCCTTCTTTATCTGCAACAGAACTGGATGCCCTTTATCAAGTTGTCTTAGGATATCTTTTAGGAGTTGGATTTTTTTAGAATCTCCACGTCTCATTGCAGCAAGCAATTCCGTTGCTACTATCTCGGTTACTTGCGGGAATTCTTTCTTTACCTTCTGCAATTCTGCAATCGCTATTGGATAATTCTCTGCTTGTACCTCTTTAAGTATTTTCTCCAAGGCTTCCGAAATACGTGAAGAGTCTTTTTCAATCGCGTCAACTATATGTAAGTAAGAACGCTGATGCTGTTCGGAAAGGTAGTTGAATATCTCAACAGCTTTTGAGTAATTTCCAGCCTTTACTTCGAGCTCAAAAAGGAGGTGATTGTAATTCTTACCGAGTGCGCTAAGGATGTTTCTGGCAAGAGATAGTTCATTATTAGCTATAAGTGTTCTTATAAACCGTTCAACTGACTCGGAAAGATTCGAAAAACCATTTCCATTCTGAGAGTTGAAAGTTCCAAAATCCATTTACATTCCCCCCAAGATGTTGTACCTCTTATTTCGTATGTTTCGCCATGGTATTAGGTATAAGGTTCAGTAATTGAAACGCACTATTCATACCTTCGTTTGGCACGAGTTCCGCAGCTAAGCCAAGCTTATAAACAGCAGTCTTAACTGCTTCAATGGATTCAAGATGCTGCGATAAGAGAGCGCTTATGATTCCTGAAAGAATATCGCCGCTGCCTGCTTTTGAAAGGGACGTGTTTCCGGTTATATTGAAATAGGTATTGGCTCCATCTGAAATTATCGATGTTGAATCTTTCAAAACGGTGATCACATTATAATTTCGTGAAAAACTTTCGACCCTTTCGTAATTCTGCTTCACTTCTTTGATAGTTTCTCCGGTCAATCTTGAGAATTCACCTGGGTGAGGCGTCAGTATAATGTTCTTCTCAAAACTCTTCATTTTTAGCATGCTTGTCTTGTTCGAAAGGATATTCAAACCATCAGCATCTATTATAAGTGGATTCGGCAACCTGATCAGATAATCAAGAATATTAAGCTTCTCTTCAAGATTTTCTAAGTCCCATCCAGGTCCCACTACAATAACAGTGTTATTTTTCAAATTTTCAAGATACTCCAAGACATGTTTACCGTTAAAGCTCTCACCAATATCGACACAGATAAGTGAGGGATCATGGTTAAGTGCACACCGGCAAACCTCTTTTTGTGATAATATCTTCACCATTCCGGCCCCACTTCTTTGTGCGGCAAGAGCCGTCAGTATTGGGGCTCCAACGTACTTCTTTGAACCTCCTATTATTATAACTTCGGCAAAAGTGCTTTTGTTCGCCCATCTTGGCCTTTCTGGCAATTTTATTTCGTCTTCTGTAAGAAGATGGCGTTGAATACCTGTATACAATATGTCTAAGGTAGGAATGCCAATGCGTGCTACCTTTAACTTGCCTGTGAGTTCACGACCAGGGAAAAGCAAATGACCGGGTTTGGCATAGCCAAATGTAACTGTCAAATCAGCTTGAATCGCACTTCCCATTATCTTTCCGCTATCAGCACAAACGCCGGATGGTATATCAACCGAAACAATGCACTTTGAATAAATGTTCATAAGTTCTATTAAGCTTGTTATCTTTTCGTCAGTGATATCTTTATTCAGACCTGTTCCGAAAAGCGCATCGATAACGATATCAGCTTCTGATATGATTTTTGAGGTTTCCTCAATTCCTATATCATTAAAGTTGTAGCAAACACCACCATGTTTAAGATACCTGCTATGATTTTTCCTGCTTATGTCAGTTTTTGGCTCACCCAAAGAAATAACTCTGACGGCTTCCGTATAGTTGAGCAAATCTCTCGCGATAACATATCCATCTCCACCATTATTGCCTGTACCGCAAACAACGACAAAACTCTTTGAAGTTAAGTCGCCGTATTCATTCCATATCGACTGGACAACCGATATGCCCGCTCTCTCCATTAAAATCTCTTCAGAGATTTCAAAATCTTCGATAGTCTTCTTTTCAAGCTCTTTCATTTGAGCACTTGTCAGCACAATCATCTTCTCATTCCCCCCAACCTTCCATAAAGGAAGGTGTAAAGCTTGTAATATCGCATCACTTTAAAAACATATCGCTCACCCGCATCACTTTTTACATCGTCCGGAGCGTACGGGCCTGTGTTGTAATGTACAAGTGCAGTCTTCAAATCTCCATCTTTTTCAAGCAAGTAGTTCAAATAAAGACAGCCTAAGGCAATATTTCCTTCAATGGTTGTGTAGTCATAGTTTGTTTTGAACTTTTTGTTCACCCATTCTGCTGTTGACGGCATAAGCTGCATTAAACCGTAGGCTCCCATATTTGAAACAGCATCTGGTCTAAAACTGCTTTCTGTCCTTATGACACTTACAACAAGTAACGGATCCAATTTTCCAGAGTACTGAACAACTATGTCATAATACTTCAAGGGCATGATTCTAACAAAAAAAGAAAAGAAAATTATAATACCAAAAAGTAAAATTGCGATTGTTACTCGCATTACTTGGCCTCCTGAAAATTGGTATAAGTTTTTTCGGATCTTTCCACTGACTTAAATTATAACACATCACACTTCATTGGACAATTTTAGATATGCTTAAAAATTTCCTATATATTATTTATTAACCTTATCATCAAAAATAAGTATCCGGTCGCTATAATGAAAGGACCAAATGGTACAACTCTGCTTTTACGGAACTTGGAAAAAAGAAGCCCACTTATGGAGGAAATAAACATCAAGAATGGCATGAACAAAAAACCTACAGCGAAAGAATAAACCGGGAAAAGGAAAATATCGCCCTCTCCGATACCTCCTTTGTATCTCCATCTTAAAAAAAGAAGTATGGATAGAGCAAGTATACCACCTATAAGGTCAAGAAGTATGAACGAACGAAAATATTGTATGTTTAAGTATATCCCAACCCCAAGCGTTACAATCCACGTGTAATCCGGAAGAAGCATCATCTTCAAATCTGTAAATACAGCTG
This genomic window from Fervidobacterium gondwanense DSM 13020 contains:
- the rlmB gene encoding 23S rRNA (guanosine(2251)-2'-O)-methyltransferase RlmB — encoded protein: MIVYGRNVLRELLLSSQPVKMIYFSDSHDKDLDELIEKVKEKRLPFTIAPKQVLKRLCGEEKNQGVVIDIGEFQYYDESYLPENPFIVLLDQVQDPQNLGSIVRTCVAAGVDMVVLTKDNSAHVTPGAIKASAGTIFRIPIVIVVNLARYIEKLKEKGVWIYGAHMQGKPIWDIELSRPLGIVLGNEGSGIRQLVKESCDDLIAIPMKTPIDSLNVSVSAGIIIYEVLRREMR
- the mazG gene encoding nucleoside triphosphate pyrophosphohydrolase, whose amino-acid sequence is MAGREFERLVEIMATLRGENGCDWDKAQTHETLKPYLIEEAYEVLNAIDLNDDEELKEELGDVLLQVVFHSQIASERGAFTIKDVIDTLNDKLIRRHPHVFGDAQGYSYARWEEIKAKEKGEKRRTSIGDVNHALPGLSLARRVQENAAGVGFDWTKIEDVWDKVEEEIEELRRAKNQEEIEEEFGDLLFAIVNLARFMNVDPESAIRKATEKFILRFEKMEKMIENDGKKLEGMTLEEMDSYWNSVKSKEEKEEDENA
- a CDS encoding NAD(P)H-dependent glycerol-3-phosphate dehydrogenase, whose product is MKYFVLGAGSWGCTIAQLLKDNGHDVMLWAHTKEHADDLNKRKTMPHIPDAKLDVLVTNDINEGKTADVIVLAVPVQYIRGVLEKINFKVNVILNLSKGIEISSGKRVSEIVDEVLKCPYAILSGPSHAEEVALHLPTAVVVAGHMAEVFQKEFSNEYFRVYVHDDVAGVELAGALKNVIAIAAGIVDGLGGWDNAKAALITRGLYEIAKFSAAFGANPLTFMGLAGIGDLVVTCGSKHSRNRRYGEMVAKGYDPIHLLEASKEIVEGAYTCKAIIENYGDKFDLPIISEVYQVIYNRKSPVESIKSLMNRSLKVEMGEVMKWLEENLKD
- the trmB gene encoding tRNA (guanosine(46)-N7)-methyltransferase TrmB, translated to MSSVFEGKSSSNLYVREIKPADFDYLPLDWSKIFGNNNNLIVEIGFGGGEFLQRYASKHPEKNFVGFEVSITSMKKAHNRIKDLENVRLVITDARFGMREFFGPKSVEKVIMNFPIPWDKKSHERRRVIVPEFFETLSNVLEDDGTFELATDVEWYARQTIEIAQEKGFELMSFVENPDREIKTRYEQKWIKYGRNIYSVILRKKTHLEVERLIGGHHEMPHAKCAVNESKFDELKGKVFKDRSKVVVVKGLYKQMEGKAYLIKIISTDGEFQQHYYLVAYPEDLSEENSKEWIIKLDSASNPYRTPAVKWSVQVLADFLSQ
- a CDS encoding bifunctional ADP-dependent NAD(P)H-hydrate dehydratase/NAD(P)H-hydrate epimerase, producing the protein MIVLTSAQMKELEKKTIEDFEISEEILMERAGISVVQSIWNEYGDLTSKSFVVVCGTGNNGGDGYVIARDLLNYTEAVRVISLGEPKTDISRKNHSRYLKHGGVCYNFNDIGIEETSKIISEADIVIDALFGTGLNKDITDEKITSLIELMNIYSKCIVSVDIPSGVCADSGKIMGSAIQADLTVTFGYAKPGHLLFPGRELTGKLKVARIGIPTLDILYTGIQRHLLTEDEIKLPERPRWANKSTFAEVIIIGGSKKYVGAPILTALAAQRSGAGMVKILSQKEVCRCALNHDPSLICVDIGESFNGKHVLEYLENLKNNTVIVVGPGWDLENLEEKLNILDYLIRLPNPLIIDADGLNILSNKTSMLKMKSFEKNIILTPHPGEFSRLTGETIKEVKQNYERVESFSRNYNVITVLKDSTSIISDGANTYFNITGNTSLSKAGSGDILSGIISALLSQHLESIEAVKTAVYKLGLAAELVPNEGMNSAFQLLNLIPNTMAKHTK
- a CDS encoding lytic transglycosylase domain-containing protein, coding for MRVTIAILLFGIIIFFSFFVRIMPLKYYDIVVQYSGKLDPLLVVSVIRTESSFRPDAVSNMGAYGLMQLMPSTAEWVNKKFKTNYDYTTIEGNIALGCLYLNYLLEKDGDLKTALVHYNTGPYAPDDVKSDAGERYVFKVMRYYKLYTFLYGRLGGMRR
- a CDS encoding prepilin peptidase; its protein translation is MWDKIVLLFSFVIGTVFGSFANVLIYRPIAGLKINEPRFSMCPVCKKRIAWYDNIPLLSYIILRGRCRTCGSKISLRYPIIELVFGIVFLLNHIIFPLDIATCFDLLFLVNLPAVFTDLKMMLLPDYTWIVTLGVGIYLNIQYFRSFILLDLIGGILALSILLFLRWRYKGGIGEGDIFLFPVYSFAVGFLFMPFLMFISSISGLLFSKFRKSRVVPFGPFIIATGYLFLMIRLINNI